The following are encoded in a window of Lichenicola cladoniae genomic DNA:
- a CDS encoding plasmid partition protein ParG → MTRFPKPNRQHDDDAADRFVKGIAAPAPAPAPAPAAKPDLSRPTVDIPTELHRQFKARCATDGTTMGEVVAKIMQSWLTDAQTKS, encoded by the coding sequence ATGACCCGCTTCCCCAAGCCGAACCGCCAGCACGACGATGACGCAGCAGACAGGTTCGTGAAGGGCATCGCAGCACCGGCTCCAGCTCCAGCTCCAGCTCCAGCAGCTAAGCCCGACCTCTCACGGCCCACGGTAGACATCCCGACCGAGCTGCACCGCCAGTTCAAGGCGCGTTGTGCCACCGATGGAACCACCATGGGCGAGGTAGTCGCCAAGATCATGCAGAGCTGGCTCACGGACGCGCAGACCAAAAGCTAG